The proteins below come from a single Iocasia fonsfrigidae genomic window:
- a CDS encoding ABC transporter ATP-binding protein: MKEIKKVFAFAKEYHYKLYTAVLLAVLSVFIGIIPFYLVYRIIMRYMGDLPLNFNYLLLISGLIFLSLLAKSFFFLKAMANSHEVAFDTLMGMRKKLADKLLRLPMGEIKKRGSGKLKNIFVDMIEEMELILAHMIPEGVSYIIVPLSIVVYLFFLDWRMAFLSLGNIPVSMFIFHLMMNSNKEKLESWFKAGAEMNANIVEYIGGMEVIKIFNQTTTSFKKYTESVRDYEKFTLDWYRESWTYMAGFFTILPCTMLFVIPFGALFYLQGSLSLSVYILSMLLSMSLGEPLSKLARFIESITMLTKKSQAINQILDSQELVKSEVEQIPRNSNISFKQVSFAYDEEEVLSDISFTAKENTVTALVGESGSGKSTIAKLLVRFWDVNTGKIKIGNIDIKNIPFAKLMDSISYVSQDIFLFDTSIMENIRMGRPEAVDEEVIKVARIAQCHDFIMELDKGYDTLAGDAGNKISGGQKQRISIARALLKDAPIIILDEATAFTDPENEDKIQEALNDLIKGKTLIVIAHRLSTITAANNIIVMGNGQIAAQGTHQELLDKSEIYQKMWQAHTDAMDWNINVKGGSLNA, translated from the coding sequence ATGAAAGAAATAAAAAAGGTTTTTGCTTTTGCTAAAGAATATCATTATAAGTTATATACGGCGGTATTACTGGCAGTCTTAAGTGTTTTTATTGGTATAATTCCTTTTTATCTGGTGTATAGGATTATAATGAGGTATATGGGAGATTTGCCGCTTAATTTCAATTATCTCTTGTTAATATCAGGGTTAATTTTCTTGTCTTTACTGGCTAAATCATTCTTTTTTTTGAAGGCGATGGCTAATTCCCATGAGGTTGCTTTCGATACACTGATGGGTATGCGCAAGAAGCTGGCTGATAAATTACTTAGACTGCCCATGGGTGAAATAAAAAAGAGGGGCTCCGGTAAATTAAAGAATATTTTTGTTGATATGATTGAGGAAATGGAATTAATCTTAGCCCATATGATTCCAGAGGGTGTGTCCTATATTATAGTCCCACTGTCAATAGTAGTTTATTTATTTTTCCTTGATTGGCGGATGGCTTTTTTGTCTTTAGGAAATATTCCGGTTTCAATGTTTATATTCCATCTAATGATGAATAGTAATAAGGAAAAATTAGAATCCTGGTTTAAAGCTGGTGCTGAAATGAATGCTAATATTGTAGAATATATAGGCGGAATGGAAGTAATTAAGATTTTTAACCAGACAACTACATCTTTTAAAAAATATACAGAATCAGTAAGGGATTATGAGAAGTTTACCCTTGATTGGTATCGAGAATCATGGACATATATGGCGGGATTTTTTACTATCTTACCCTGTACCATGTTATTTGTGATACCATTTGGTGCCCTGTTTTACCTTCAGGGAAGCCTTTCTTTGAGTGTTTATATTTTATCTATGCTTTTATCCATGAGTTTAGGCGAACCACTTAGCAAATTAGCCAGGTTTATAGAATCAATTACAATGCTTACCAAAAAGAGTCAAGCAATCAATCAAATTTTAGATAGTCAGGAACTGGTGAAGAGTGAAGTTGAACAAATTCCGAGAAACAGCAATATTTCATTTAAGCAAGTAAGTTTTGCTTATGATGAAGAAGAAGTTTTAAGTGATATTAGTTTTACTGCTAAAGAGAACACAGTTACTGCCCTGGTTGGTGAATCTGGGTCTGGTAAATCAACTATTGCCAAATTGCTGGTTAGATTTTGGGATGTTAATACTGGTAAAATTAAGATTGGTAATATAGATATTAAGAATATACCCTTTGCCAAATTAATGGATTCAATTAGTTATGTATCACAGGATATTTTCCTTTTTGATACTTCCATTATGGAAAACATTCGGATGGGAAGACCTGAGGCTGTAGACGAAGAAGTTATTAAGGTGGCCAGGATTGCCCAATGTCATGATTTTATTATGGAATTAGATAAGGGATATGATACCCTGGCTGGTGATGCTGGTAATAAGATTTCCGGGGGGCAAAAACAGCGGATCTCAATTGCCAGGGCTTTATTAAAAGACGCTCCAATTATTATTCTTGATGAAGCCACTGCCTTTACTGACCCGGAAAATGAAGATAAAATCCAGGAGGCTTTAAATGATTTAATTAAAGGTAAAACCTTGATAGTGATTGCCCACCGTTTATCAACTATTACAGCTGCTAATAATATTATAGTAATGGGTAATGGTCAGATAGCAGCCCAGGGAACCCATCAAGAACTACTAGACAAATCAGAAATTTATCAAAAAATGTGGCAGGCCCATACAGATGCTATGGATTGGAATATCAATGTAAAAGGGGGCAGTTTAAATGCTTAG
- a CDS encoding ABC transporter ATP-binding protein, whose translation MIKYFQKKYAMSEKGAKDLIYSIIWTIVMDISFMIPVILGFKFLDEYMSLLLNSSRNQGSSIFYYVIMSVAFFLVMLVIAYFQYNSTYTKIYEESARRRISLAETLRKLPLAFFGKKDVADLSSTIMEDATQIEMLFSHAVPQIYAAVLNVLIIGVMLFFYNWKLSLAVFWVVPVAVLVFFLSRKFQNRMHTNLYNIKREISDNIQEGLDLAHEIKSYNKEEVFSNTLNSKLDDYEKFMIKGELLLGAFINLSYVFLKLGLPSVILYGAYLLATGSVNIFTYLVFLVVTARIYNPIMDAMNNLALLLFLNVRINRMKEMDEMPRQEGKSEFYPKNYDIEFKNVDFSYQDGVQILKDVSFMAKQGDVTALVGPSGGGKSTVAKLSARFWDIDKGVITLGEEDISLVDPETLLNNFSIVFQDVTLFNSSVMENIRLGKKDATDEEVRKAAQLAQCGEFINKLPQGYDTLIGENGEKLSGGERQRISIARAILKDAPIILLDEATASLDAENESKIQSALSVLIKNKTVLVIAHRMRTVLGADKIVVIKEGTIVETGTSLELKEKQGIFSSMLKTQYQNN comes from the coding sequence ATGATTAAATATTTTCAAAAAAAATATGCGATGTCTGAAAAAGGAGCGAAAGACCTTATTTACTCGATAATTTGGACCATAGTGATGGACATTAGCTTTATGATTCCGGTTATCCTCGGCTTTAAATTTTTAGATGAATATATGAGTTTACTTCTAAACTCTTCACGCAACCAGGGAAGCAGCATTTTCTACTATGTTATTATGTCTGTAGCGTTTTTCCTCGTAATGTTGGTTATTGCGTATTTTCAATATAATTCGACCTACACCAAAATTTACGAAGAAAGCGCCAGGAGACGGATCAGTCTAGCTGAAACACTAAGAAAACTACCGTTGGCCTTTTTTGGCAAAAAGGATGTTGCCGATTTAAGCTCTACCATAATGGAAGATGCTACACAGATCGAGATGCTATTTTCTCATGCTGTTCCTCAAATTTATGCAGCAGTATTGAATGTTCTGATTATAGGAGTAATGTTGTTTTTTTACAACTGGAAGTTGTCTCTTGCTGTTTTTTGGGTAGTTCCGGTTGCAGTCTTAGTTTTTTTTCTGTCGAGAAAGTTTCAAAACAGAATGCATACGAACCTTTATAATATAAAAAGGGAGATCTCAGACAATATCCAAGAGGGACTTGACTTAGCTCATGAAATAAAATCCTATAACAAAGAAGAGGTCTTTTCGAATACTTTAAACTCCAAGTTAGACGATTACGAAAAGTTTATGATTAAAGGAGAACTTTTGTTAGGCGCATTTATCAACCTATCTTATGTGTTTTTAAAGCTTGGACTTCCAAGTGTTATATTGTATGGTGCTTATCTTTTAGCAACAGGTTCTGTAAATATTTTTACTTATCTTGTTTTTCTTGTAGTTACCGCACGTATTTATAACCCGATCATGGATGCAATGAACAACCTTGCACTGCTTTTGTTTCTCAACGTGCGAATAAACCGCATGAAAGAGATGGATGAAATGCCAAGACAAGAGGGGAAATCGGAGTTTTATCCTAAAAACTACGATATCGAATTCAAAAACGTCGACTTTTCATATCAGGATGGTGTGCAGATATTAAAGGATGTAAGCTTTATGGCAAAGCAGGGCGACGTGACCGCGCTGGTAGGACCTTCCGGCGGCGGGAAGAGTACGGTAGCAAAGCTGTCTGCGCGCTTCTGGGATATAGACAAAGGCGTCATCACCTTGGGCGAAGAAGATATTTCCCTGGTTGATCCTGAAACCCTGCTGAATAATTTTTCAATCGTTTTTCAGGACGTTACCCTGTTTAATTCCAGTGTGATGGAAAATATTCGTCTTGGCAAGAAAGACGCAACCGATGAAGAAGTAAGGAAAGCGGCACAGCTGGCCCAATGCGGTGAGTTTATTAATAAGCTTCCGCAGGGATACGATACCTTGATTGGAGAAAATGGAGAAAAATTATCAGGAGGCGAAAGGCAGCGGATCTCAATAGCCAGAGCAATACTAAAAGACGCTCCGATTATCCTGCTTGACGAGGCTACAGCATCCCTTGATGCGGAAAATGAGAGCAAAATCCAAAGCGCACTTAGCGTGCTTATCAAAAACAAAACCGTTTTAGTTATTGCTCACCGGATGAGAACCGTTTTAGGAGCTGATAAGATTGTTGTTATTAAAGAAGGTACTATCGTAGAAACAGGCACATCCTTGGAATTAAAAGAAAAACAAGGAATCTTTTCCTCAATGTTAAAGACGCAGTATCAAAATAATTAA
- a CDS encoding ABC transporter ATP-binding protein, with product MPKKKKEFVLKRFTPYMGKKKVLLPLSLVLSGLSAVLNILPFVLVWYITRDILSVPQSIDVSNVSFYAWLALASAIGGIAVYFCALMSSHLAAFRVEVGMQKVGMKKILAMPLGFFDQHSSGKIRKIVNDGAGTTHTFLAHQLPDMAGSIISPIILIALILIVDLRMGLASLVPIILGFITMRFMRNSEGRKFQKMYYDSLEEMSSESVEYIRGIPVVKTFGQTIFAFKRFYDSIIKYKEMVHAYTLLWQKPMSFYTIIMQSAAFFLIPMAIFLIGRGENLPLVLADFIFYILISPIFTMLLMKSMYFQQNTLIAEQAIDRLDKLLDYPSMSYIENTKNINKHSVEFKDVVFSYEGSDKPTIDKISFKLNEGETIALVGPSGGGKTTIARLAARFWDADEGEVLVGGINVKDIPKKELMDNISFVFQSTKLFKGSLRENIVFGKEHSGEEVINKAIDFSQSREIIENLSEGLDTVIGSKGTYLSGGEQQRIALARAFVKNAPIVLLDEATAFADPENEHLIQKALKELSQGKTTLMIAHRLTSVQNVDRILVIDSGRIAEEGTHEELLNKGGIYKIMWDEYQKSVAWKIVAKDTVSKEEKND from the coding sequence ATGCCAAAAAAGAAAAAAGAATTTGTTTTAAAAAGGTTCACGCCTTATATGGGCAAGAAGAAAGTACTTTTGCCTTTGTCATTAGTATTGTCAGGACTTTCAGCAGTCCTTAACATCTTGCCTTTTGTACTCGTATGGTACATAACACGTGATATATTATCGGTTCCACAATCCATTGATGTTTCAAATGTCAGTTTTTACGCGTGGCTAGCCTTGGCAAGTGCAATAGGGGGAATAGCAGTATATTTTTGTGCACTGATGAGTTCACATCTGGCGGCCTTTCGCGTAGAGGTCGGAATGCAAAAAGTTGGTATGAAAAAAATACTAGCGATGCCGCTGGGTTTTTTTGATCAGCATTCCAGCGGAAAGATACGAAAAATTGTCAACGACGGTGCGGGAACAACTCATACATTTTTAGCACACCAGCTCCCGGATATGGCGGGTAGCATCATCTCCCCCATTATTCTTATCGCTTTGATTTTAATCGTAGACTTGAGAATGGGCCTTGCTTCTCTTGTTCCGATTATTTTGGGCTTTATAACAATGAGGTTCATGAGAAATTCCGAAGGTAGAAAATTCCAAAAAATGTATTATGATTCTTTGGAGGAAATGAGCTCTGAATCCGTAGAATATATCCGCGGTATTCCGGTTGTAAAAACATTCGGTCAAACTATCTTTGCTTTTAAACGATTTTATGACAGTATAATCAAATATAAAGAGATGGTTCACGCCTATACTCTCCTTTGGCAAAAGCCGATGTCATTTTACACCATAATTATGCAATCAGCGGCCTTTTTTTTAATTCCAATGGCTATCTTTTTAATAGGAAGAGGTGAAAATCTCCCTCTTGTGCTTGCCGACTTTATCTTTTACATTCTTATATCTCCTATTTTTACTATGCTTTTGATGAAATCGATGTATTTTCAGCAAAATACTTTGATTGCCGAGCAAGCAATTGACAGACTGGATAAGCTTTTAGATTATCCAAGTATGAGCTATATCGAAAATACAAAAAATATTAATAAGCATAGCGTTGAGTTTAAGGATGTAGTGTTTTCATATGAAGGCAGCGACAAACCCACCATCGATAAAATCAGCTTTAAATTAAACGAAGGTGAAACCATCGCTCTTGTTGGGCCTTCCGGAGGAGGGAAAACAACGATTGCCCGACTGGCCGCTCGTTTTTGGGATGCAGATGAAGGCGAAGTCTTAGTCGGAGGAATAAATGTGAAGGACATTCCTAAAAAAGAACTGATGGATAACATTTCCTTTGTTTTTCAAAGTACAAAGCTATTTAAGGGTTCATTAAGAGAGAATATAGTCTTTGGAAAAGAACACTCTGGAGAAGAAGTTATCAATAAGGCAATTGATTTTTCGCAGTCAAGAGAAATTATTGAAAACCTGTCTGAGGGCCTCGATACGGTGATAGGTTCTAAAGGGACCTATCTTTCAGGGGGAGAACAGCAGAGAATTGCACTTGCCAGAGCATTTGTAAAGAATGCACCAATCGTTCTTTTAGATGAAGCCACTGCCTTTGCTGACCCGGAAAATGAGCATTTAATCCAAAAAGCCCTTAAAGAGCTTAGCCAAGGAAAAACGACTCTCATGATTGCACATCGTCTTACCAGCGTACAGAATGTCGACAGAATCCTGGTTATTGATAGCGGAAGGATTGCGGAGGAAGGAACGCACGAGGAACTGCTGAATAAAGGCGGCATCTACAAAATCATGTGGGATGAATACCAAAAATCTGTTGCCTGGAAAATAGTTGCTAAAGACACTGTAAGCAAGGAGGAAAAAAATGATTAA
- a CDS encoding TetR/AcrR family transcriptional regulator gives MSTDDLNTLQKIMTEGKKVFLEKGFKDASLRNIVKRAGVTTGAFYGYYPDKEALFEALVSPAADGLRELFLSTQKNFDELPENIKKANVYDYTTEELKKFITYIYDHFDEFKLLITCADGTAFSDFIHDLVEIEVEYTLKFIESTGNDVLTSGRATPELLHIIASAFFSAVFEVVKHDMTKEAADSYIDSLKQFFTAGWKRFLNP, from the coding sequence GTGAGTACTGATGATTTAAACACATTGCAGAAAATTATGACAGAGGGTAAAAAGGTATTTCTGGAAAAAGGCTTTAAAGATGCATCTCTGCGTAATATTGTGAAGCGGGCGGGCGTGACTACAGGTGCATTTTACGGTTATTACCCGGACAAGGAAGCACTTTTTGAGGCATTAGTGTCGCCGGCCGCAGATGGACTGAGAGAACTGTTCTTGTCGACCCAGAAGAACTTTGACGAGCTGCCGGAGAATATTAAAAAGGCGAATGTATATGATTATACAACTGAAGAGTTAAAGAAGTTTATTACATATATTTATGATCATTTTGATGAGTTTAAATTGCTTATTACCTGTGCAGACGGAACTGCTTTTTCAGATTTTATTCATGATCTTGTAGAGATTGAGGTAGAATACACCTTAAAATTTATTGAATCTACAGGAAATGATGTACTGACTTCAGGAAGGGCTACGCCTGAGCTTCTGCATATTATTGCAAGTGCATTTTTTTCAGCAGTATTTGAGGTGGTAAAGCATGACATGACAAAGGAAGCGGCAGACAGCTACATAGACAGTCTAAAACAGTTTTTTACAGCAGGATGGAAGAGGTTTTTAAATCCATAA
- a CDS encoding MATE family efflux transporter, whose protein sequence is MNARDTRIRIMRDEKISLALLKLGMPIMVGMMVNALYNVVDAYFVGGLGTSQMGAVSVVFPIVQIVIGLGMTFGSGAASYISRLLGEKNTEKANKTASTALFSSLFVGVTAIIVSLCFLDNILLALGATETILPFARAYALIYISGSILNIFNVTMNNIVTSEGAAKMTMTAMLIGGGLNVILDPIFIYLLGFGIQGAAIATVVAQGVTTLLYVLYILREKGYLRFSVYSFALDGTIYGEIFKVGIPTFMFQLLFSTAMGLTNTMASVYGDSAVAAMGVVTRIMALGTYVVFGYMKGFQPVAGYNYGAKSYDRLREAIKLSLIWVTIFCGITALVMIVLPEQIVSLFSQNDAVLIEIGGKALRANGIVFIFFGFQMVYMSLFLALGRGKEGGILSISRQGLFFIPAILIMPGLLGIGGVIYAQPVADALTVVLTAIFVIGFNRKLKVLKGNSIQF, encoded by the coding sequence ATGAATGCACGTGATACAAGGATAAGAATTATGAGGGATGAGAAAATCTCTTTAGCACTGTTAAAGCTGGGAATGCCTATAATGGTCGGCATGATGGTTAATGCTCTGTACAATGTAGTGGATGCCTATTTTGTTGGGGGCCTTGGAACCAGTCAGATGGGGGCGGTATCGGTTGTGTTTCCCATTGTACAAATTGTCATCGGCTTGGGCATGACCTTTGGAAGTGGTGCGGCTTCCTACATATCCCGCCTTTTGGGGGAGAAAAATACTGAGAAAGCCAATAAGACTGCTTCCACAGCTTTGTTTTCCAGTCTGTTTGTTGGAGTAACCGCCATTATTGTTTCTCTGTGTTTCCTCGATAATATACTGCTTGCTCTTGGTGCCACTGAAACGATATTACCCTTTGCAAGAGCCTATGCGTTGATCTATATTTCAGGTTCTATTCTGAATATCTTCAATGTGACAATGAACAATATCGTTACCTCGGAGGGTGCCGCAAAGATGACCATGACTGCGATGCTGATCGGGGGAGGGCTCAATGTAATCTTGGATCCCATATTCATTTATCTGCTTGGTTTCGGGATACAGGGAGCGGCCATTGCAACAGTAGTAGCACAAGGTGTCACTACATTGCTTTATGTCTTGTATATTTTACGTGAAAAAGGATATCTGCGTTTTTCTGTCTATAGCTTTGCCCTTGACGGAACGATTTATGGTGAAATCTTCAAAGTAGGCATTCCCACCTTTATGTTCCAATTATTGTTCAGTACTGCCATGGGACTGACCAATACGATGGCAAGCGTCTATGGTGATTCGGCAGTGGCTGCAATGGGTGTCGTGACCCGCATCATGGCGCTTGGTACCTATGTTGTGTTTGGCTATATGAAGGGCTTCCAGCCGGTAGCGGGGTACAATTACGGAGCAAAGAGCTATGACCGGCTGAGGGAGGCTATAAAGCTATCACTGATATGGGTGACGATATTCTGTGGCATCACGGCACTTGTTATGATCGTGCTCCCTGAACAAATCGTATCACTGTTCAGCCAGAATGATGCCGTACTCATTGAGATCGGCGGTAAGGCATTGCGGGCAAATGGCATAGTCTTTATTTTCTTTGGCTTTCAAATGGTTTATATGTCATTATTTCTGGCCCTTGGCCGTGGTAAGGAGGGCGGCATTCTCAGTATAAGCAGACAGGGGTTGTTTTTCATTCCGGCAATTCTGATTATGCCCGGTTTGCTTGGAATTGGTGGTGTGATTTATGCACAGCCTGTTGCAGATGCTCTGACCGTTGTTTTGACAGCAATATTTGTTATAGGTTTCAATAGAAAACTTAAGGTGTTAAAGGGAAATTCAATACAATTCTAA
- a CDS encoding MarR family winged helix-turn-helix transcriptional regulator, with protein MMNMKFKRRTKISCTLLRVMSELSKFDKQTRRYGTDEHLFDAEIHMIKSVKENEGIHVTGLAELLGVTKGAVSQIIMKLQKKGMIIKDTDPHNLSRLMLRLTSKGETAYLYHEKFHQELDDLVNETLDEATEDNKAFLKGFLDSLEEKLRDFNGGGKA; from the coding sequence ATGATGAATATGAAATTCAAAAGAAGAACAAAAATTAGCTGTACCCTACTGCGAGTGATGAGTGAGCTTTCAAAGTTTGACAAACAGACTCGCCGCTATGGGACTGATGAACATCTTTTTGATGCAGAGATTCATATGATAAAGTCTGTTAAGGAGAATGAAGGTATTCACGTGACAGGGCTTGCAGAATTGTTAGGGGTGACGAAAGGAGCTGTTTCCCAGATTATTATGAAGCTCCAGAAAAAGGGTATGATCATCAAGGACACGGACCCGCACAATCTGTCAAGGCTTATGCTCCGACTGACTTCAAAGGGTGAAACGGCCTATCTGTATCATGAAAAGTTTCATCAGGAGCTTGACGACCTTGTAAATGAAACTTTGGACGAGGCCACAGAGGATAACAAAGCATTTTTAAAAGGCTTTTTAGATTCTCTTGAAGAAAAATTGAGAGACTTTAATGGAGGGGGAAAAGCATAA
- a CDS encoding helix-turn-helix transcriptional regulator: MEAYKFEDTEDYFNKLDKKIGLLKKVNGININRYKINDKLGKGFFKYLDFGNGIELAMTEFELLEDIEFEYKLMKKGFELIYCMEGNIFCGDYNLRSDVSINPGETHFWRSNVNNEGWMKYPKDTNISIVNVYFSETFFEKLSYSGSQKVKKMICDNNLLQITKRLNMPAIIVPFEQIAKSSWDRGLISEVLYLQSKAIEIISLFVNNEFFKKKSNDNSIIIKKEDIAKLREVKSLISKNLVEPLSIDELSQRVGLNTFKLKKGFKEIYKTTVFSYLRSLRMEKAREYLLKDNDNILEIANNVGYSNSSHFAAAFRNKYGVNPSVYREKVRDI; encoded by the coding sequence ATGGAAGCATATAAATTTGAGGATACAGAAGATTATTTTAATAAATTAGATAAAAAGATTGGTTTATTAAAAAAAGTGAATGGTATTAATATTAACAGATACAAGATTAATGATAAGTTGGGAAAAGGTTTTTTCAAATACCTTGATTTTGGAAATGGCATTGAGCTGGCAATGACAGAATTCGAGTTACTTGAAGATATTGAATTTGAATATAAACTGATGAAAAAGGGATTTGAGTTAATTTATTGTATGGAGGGCAATATTTTTTGTGGAGATTATAATTTAAGAAGTGATGTTAGTATAAACCCTGGTGAGACTCATTTCTGGAGAAGTAATGTTAATAATGAAGGCTGGATGAAATATCCTAAAGATACCAATATTAGCATTGTTAATGTATATTTTAGTGAAACCTTTTTTGAAAAACTATCATACAGTGGGTCCCAAAAAGTCAAAAAAATGATTTGTGATAATAACTTGCTTCAGATTACCAAAAGACTTAATATGCCAGCAATAATTGTACCTTTTGAGCAAATTGCGAAAAGCAGCTGGGATCGTGGGTTGATAAGTGAAGTGTTATATCTGCAGAGTAAAGCGATAGAGATAATTTCCTTATTTGTGAATAATGAATTTTTTAAGAAGAAAAGTAATGATAATAGTATTATTATTAAAAAAGAAGATATAGCAAAACTAAGAGAAGTAAAATCTCTTATCTCTAAAAATTTGGTTGAACCATTATCAATTGATGAATTATCACAACGAGTGGGTTTGAATACCTTTAAATTGAAAAAGGGTTTTAAAGAGATATATAAAACAACAGTTTTTTCCTATCTGCGGTCACTGCGAATGGAGAAAGCCAGGGAATATCTACTTAAAGACAATGATAATATTTTAGAGATAGCTAATAATGTAGGTTATTCAAATTCCAGTCATTTTGCTGCTGCTTTTAGAAATAAGTATGGGGTGAATCCCAGTGTTTATAGAGAAAAAGTGAGAGACATATAA
- a CDS encoding ZinT/AdcA family metal-binding protein — protein MKSKKILFSMMVMVFLVLLVPAFISADDNVVSDLLPWKGNNETYINLFNTESGDSFFEEVANYADGYDAEMVYNYFAKMYETSFSTMKIVDAETVIFDDEIEAKYQYIGNFNTVWGEYSISWYIFRTENNEAIKAGYKHLIMMPYHGDGDGMKHCHMRYGNQNFDFLTTDLSVVDWWPTLFKTYQVDKEEVVQGMMKQVKMYSSMLPPLEK, from the coding sequence GTGAAAAGCAAAAAAATATTATTTTCTATGATGGTAATGGTGTTTTTGGTATTGCTTGTTCCTGCTTTTATTTCGGCTGATGATAATGTTGTATCTGATTTGTTACCATGGAAAGGTAATAATGAAACATATATTAATCTGTTTAATACAGAGAGTGGAGATAGTTTTTTTGAAGAGGTAGCCAATTATGCCGATGGTTATGATGCTGAGATGGTATATAATTATTTTGCAAAAATGTATGAAACATCTTTTTCGACAATGAAGATAGTTGATGCTGAAACAGTTATTTTTGATGATGAAATCGAGGCTAAATACCAGTATATTGGTAATTTTAATACTGTCTGGGGTGAATATAGTATTAGCTGGTATATTTTCAGGACTGAGAATAATGAGGCAATAAAGGCGGGGTATAAGCATTTAATTATGATGCCTTATCATGGTGACGGAGATGGCATGAAACACTGCCATATGCGTTACGGTAACCAAAATTTTGATTTTTTAACTACTGATCTGTCAGTAGTAGATTGGTGGCCGACATTATTTAAAACTTACCAGGTCGATAAAGAAGAAGTTGTTCAGGGAATGATGAAGCAGGTTAAAATGTATTCTTCGATGCTCCCTCCATTAGAAAAATAA
- a CDS encoding energy transducer TonB, with product MGRNDNLIQLALLFALGIHCLFLLVAWNLYEIPPDFIETPLEISIEFEEPEPMPEEAEEVIEEPEPMPEEVEEVIEEPEPILEEVEEVIEEPEPMPEEVEEVIEEPEPILEEVEEVIEEPEPMPEESEEVIEEPEPMPEEVEEVIEESKPIVEGQEEKVVKKSKANVENNESSSKDIKSTVEDETASSESQNEIQRLQVPESYFQIVIKKIISAQSYPRFAQKRGIEGEIRLEFIIWGNGKLKDVKVIDSSGYSILDKAAVSTIKRAASFPPVPDKDDDDLVTMHITIVFELE from the coding sequence ATGGGGAGGAATGATAATCTTATTCAATTAGCATTGTTATTTGCTTTGGGTATTCATTGTTTATTTTTACTTGTGGCCTGGAACTTATATGAGATTCCTCCTGATTTTATTGAAACACCACTTGAAATCTCTATTGAGTTCGAAGAACCTGAGCCTATGCCAGAAGAAGCAGAGGAAGTGATTGAAGAACCAGAACCTATGCCAGAAGAAGTAGAGGAAGTGATTGAAGAACCCGAGCCTATACTAGAAGAAGTAGAGGAAGTGATTGAAGAGCCAGAACCTATGCCAGAAGAAGTAGAGGAAGTGATTGAAGAACCCGAGCCTATACTAGAAGAAGTAGAGGAAGTGATTGAAGAGCCAGAACCTATGCCAGAAGAATCAGAGGAAGTGATTGAAGAACCCGAGCCTATGCCAGAAGAAGTAGAAGAAGTGATTGAAGAATCGAAGCCTATAGTAGAGGGACAAGAAGAAAAAGTAGTTAAAAAATCTAAGGCTAATGTAGAAAATAACGAGTCCTCATCTAAAGACATAAAATCTACTGTTGAAGATGAAACAGCTTCATCTGAAAGTCAAAATGAAATTCAAAGACTACAAGTTCCTGAAAGTTATTTTCAGATTGTAATAAAAAAAATTATTTCTGCTCAAAGTTATCCTCGTTTTGCCCAAAAGCGGGGAATAGAGGGGGAAATTCGATTAGAATTTATAATTTGGGGTAATGGAAAATTGAAGGATGTAAAAGTAATTGATTCGTCTGGATATTCAATTTTAGATAAAGCAGCAGTATCTACAATTAAACGGGCAGCATCTTTTCCGCCAGTACCAGACAAAGACGATGATGATTTAGTTACGATGCATATTACAATTGTGTTTGAGTTGGAATAG
- a CDS encoding ExbD/TolR family protein, which yields MEFDRPKGVEMHLDIAPLIDIVFMLLLFFMLTSSFVTDNGIELNLPQAETGKIQEESEPVVIYIDQDQRIFLDNETFELEQLEKSLAEKLKNSQLKKVVLKSDEAVPMGFVVKVMDIARQAKGENLIISTKKVEGVMHGEE from the coding sequence ATGGAATTTGACAGGCCAAAGGGTGTAGAGATGCATCTTGATATCGCTCCTTTAATAGACATTGTGTTTATGCTTCTTCTATTTTTTATGCTAACCTCTAGTTTTGTAACTGATAATGGTATTGAACTAAATTTGCCACAGGCAGAGACTGGAAAGATTCAGGAAGAAAGTGAACCGGTGGTTATATATATTGATCAAGATCAACGAATTTTTTTAGATAATGAAACATTTGAACTTGAGCAGTTAGAGAAATCGCTTGCAGAAAAATTGAAAAATAGTCAGCTAAAAAAAGTTGTACTCAAATCTGATGAAGCTGTGCCAATGGGATTTGTGGTAAAGGTAATGGATATTGCACGGCAGGCGAAAGGAGAAAATTTAATTATTTCAACTAAGAAAGTAGAAGGTGTGATGCATGGGGAGGAATGA